The following proteins are encoded in a genomic region of Oryza brachyantha chromosome 11, ObraRS2, whole genome shotgun sequence:
- the LOC102699905 gene encoding probable rRNA-processing protein EBP2 homolog, with protein sequence MARLTADPLLREDEDAILDDVDTDEEESEPEDDDSGEEFHAEPSKKSIYNKEGIIEKLEDIAWPENVDWRHKLTVDHDQGNKVDVNDDLARELAFYTQALDGTRQAFQKLESMKVRFLRPADYYAEMVKTDAHMHKIKGRLLSEKKKIEEAEERKKAREAKKRAKEVQAEKEKERAKQKKEQIESVKKWRKQRQQGGFAKGNDDGPDLNFEGEEGFKQSKKKRPGVSPGDRSGGLAKKGKQGKNRKSRDSKFGHGGRKGLKKQNTAETTNDFRGFNQMDKSQNKRRKMR encoded by the coding sequence ATGGCACGACTCACAGCTGACCCATTGCTTCGCGAGGACGAGGATGCCATACTGGATGATGTAGATACCGACGAGGAAGAGTCAGAGCCCGAAGACGACGATTCGGGGGAGGAATTCCATGCAGAGCCTTCCAAGAAATCTATCTACAACAAGGAGGGGATCATTGAGAAGCTCGAGGACATAGCCTGGCCGGAGAATGTGGACTGGAGGCACAAGCTTACTGTTGACCATGATCAGGGCAACAAGGTTGACGTCAACGATGATCTTGCCCGTGAGCTTGCCTTCTACACGCAGGCTTTGGATGGCACCAGGCAGGCCTTTCAGAAATTGGAGTCTATGAAGGTCCGCTTCCTCAGGCCGGCTGATTACTACGCTGAGATGGTCAAGACTGATGCTCACATGCACAAGATCAAGGGGAGGCTCTTGtcagagaagaagaagatcgaGGAGGctgaggagaggaagaaggccAGAGAGGCCAAGAAGAGGGCCAAGGAGGTGCAGGCagagaaggaaaaggagagagcCAAGCAGAAGAAGGAGCAGATTGAGTCTGTCAAGAAGTGGAGGAAGCAGAGGCAACAAGGGGGCTTTGCCAAGGGAAATGATGATGGGCCTGATCTGAATTTTGAAGGCGAGGAAGGGTTCAAGCAATCCAAGAAAAAGAGGCCTGGTGTTTCTCCTGGTGACAGGTCTGGTGGCCTTGCTAAGAAAGGTAAGCAAGGAAAGAACAGGAAGTCAAGAGATTCCAAATTTGGGCATGGTGGTCGGAAAGGGCTGAAGAAGCAAAATACTGCAGAGACGACGAATGACTTTAGAGGATTCAACCAGATGGACAAGTCACAAAACAAGAGGAGAAAAATGCGTTGA